The genomic DNA AGCAATGTCGGGGTCAAACCGGTTAGCGTTATCGATCTCAGTCATAGAGGTGTCCGTCGTCCGGATTTTTGGAACAGTTGCCGCGTGATTTTGCGGAGAGATTGGCTCATCTGTATGTTGATCTTAAGCGGTTTGATTGCGGTATAGCAAACGCCGTTGTTTGAACGTGTTTCGTTTGATCCTTTCGCGTTTGAGCAAGATTGTCTGGCCGCGTCCGAAGTAGACGTCCTGTGCATCGGAGATGCGTTTGAAGAACAGTAGTGGGAGAATGTAGCCCTTCCAATCTGTGCGATCGACTGCAGATCCTCGGAGCGTGTTAGCGGCGTCCCATAGAGCCGACTTCAATTCAGCTGCTCTGAAAGACTGCCTATTTCTTTCAGATTTATCCACCGATACATTCATGCAATTGCCCAAATTTCTGCGGCAGCTTCAACCATTCCATTTTGCCGAGATTCGATCTGCTCAGCACGCCAGTCATCCTGATCCAGAATCTTTTTCGTCGTATCGAAAGACACCTTATTGTTCCGTTCGGAATAAATCTTCTTCTTCCGGTCGAACCCGAAATACTGCGCTCTATAATTTTTGCTGCCTGCAAGCAGGGCAAGGTTTCCAAGGCGGTGCAGCCATTTACGATGTGTCTCTTCGGTGAAACGCTCGCGCCAGTATTCTTCTTTTAATGCCTGTGGGAGCACATGCTCGATTGTGATCCTCCCACCATAGTTTTTTGTCACAGATTCATCCTGATCAGCCTCTTCAAGTCTCAGCAGAACAGCTTGCGCAAAGGGTTTGCCATAGACCTCGCCGTCGAGCAGGGCTCGAAACTCCTCATTCTGAGTATTATGGCGAAAAATCGATCTAATGTCGTCGGCCGATTTGCCCGAACGTATTGCAGTGATCAATCGGAAATAAACAGTTAGGCGGGCGGTGAACCCAAGCCGCCTTATCCAGTTCTGATAAGTGATTTTTTCGAGGAAATCGATGAACTCAAACTCTGAGATCCCATCGACCGGATTGTTGAGATAGGCGAGGAGTGGTGGCACCCACTCTTCGAACGCGACACGATGGAGCGAACGCAAAGAACGGCGCGCCGCAACATTTTCGAAGCCATTCTGCTGAATGCGAAGATAATTCCGTGCAGATGTCGTTATCCCGTCGAGGAAAGTAAACGGGTCTTCGCTAATCTCGATGAGCGGTTTGTATTCCTCGTGCAGCGTCTTTCGAGCCTTGGTCGCAGTGACTGAAGACCGATGGTGCGCCAGGAACTGATCCAGCCGCTCGATACCAATTGTATCTTCGAGTTGCAGCCATTGTTGCTCAAGGTCTTCGCTCTTGGTCGTCTCGCCACCCAGTCGTGCGAACAACATGTTCTTGATTAAGTCGGCATTTGAGAGCGGCATGCCGCGTGCGTTTAACACATTGAACAGGCGATATGCTGACTGCAAAGATGCTGTCGTAACGAAGACTACGTATACCTTCGTGAGAAGATAATTTGCAAACAGCTTGAGCGTTTTCTCGTCCTTTTCGGAGAGAAACTGGTTTATTGCAGCAAGGTTTTCCGCAATTCTAATTTTTGGCGCATCTTGGTTATTCTCAATCTCTCGAAAAATAGATTCGGTGATTTCCTGACTCGCCAAAACATGTCGGCGGAAAAAGCTTTGGTCTTTTTGGCGCAGTGTGAGGCGCGGCGTTTCTTCTTCGCCGGTCAGTTCATTCCGAGGAAGTACACGCTTTCCAAGCGCAGTTTTTGCCGGTTCGCTCACCGCGTCTCTCAATCGAGCGAAAATGAGGTTCAGCGTAGTCAGCCGTTGCTGCCCGTCAACGACCTCGTACAACTCGTCTTTGCTTCGCTCGATCGTGATGAGTGACCCGATGAAGTATTCCTCGTCATTTGCTTTGAAGGCTTCCCATGCGTCGTCGAGGAGTTGTTCGACATTACCCTTTTCCCAAGAATAGGGGCGTTGATAAGGCGGAATTTCATATCGAATTTCATCAGTCAGTATTTGGCCAATTGTTCTTTCTGCGGCTTCCATCTGCTGGTTTTCCCCTCAAGTTAATTTTATTAATGAAATATGGCATATTAACCGAGCCAACGTGTCGCAGCCGTGTTTCGGCTAATGTAAGTGATTGGCAGATTGCTGCACAAGGCAAATCTCTGGGGATTGAGCCAGTTAAAGGCGCTGCGTGTGCGATTCCAGTTAAAAGGGATCCAGCCCCTGCTAGTGACGTGCTCTCCTGATTGTACCCGTTTAAGAGGCCAACCGAAAATTATGTTGAGTGATTTCAGCAAGT from Pararhizobium sp. IMCC3301 includes the following:
- a CDS encoding type I restriction-modification system subunit M N-terminal domain-containing protein, whose amino-acid sequence is MNVSVDKSERNRQSFRAAELKSALWDAANTLRGSAVDRTDWKGYILPLLFFKRISDAQDVYFGRGQTILLKRERIKRNTFKQRRLLYRNQTA
- a CDS encoding DUF262 domain-containing HNH endonuclease family protein, with translation MEAAERTIGQILTDEIRYEIPPYQRPYSWEKGNVEQLLDDAWEAFKANDEEYFIGSLITIERSKDELYEVVDGQQRLTTLNLIFARLRDAVSEPAKTALGKRVLPRNELTGEEETPRLTLRQKDQSFFRRHVLASQEITESIFREIENNQDAPKIRIAENLAAINQFLSEKDEKTLKLFANYLLTKVYVVFVTTASLQSAYRLFNVLNARGMPLSNADLIKNMLFARLGGETTKSEDLEQQWLQLEDTIGIERLDQFLAHHRSSVTATKARKTLHEEYKPLIEISEDPFTFLDGITTSARNYLRIQQNGFENVAARRSLRSLHRVAFEEWVPPLLAYLNNPVDGISEFEFIDFLEKITYQNWIRRLGFTARLTVYFRLITAIRSGKSADDIRSIFRHNTQNEEFRALLDGEVYGKPFAQAVLLRLEEADQDESVTKNYGGRITIEHVLPQALKEEYWRERFTEETHRKWLHRLGNLALLAGSKNYRAQYFGFDRKKKIYSERNNKVSFDTTKKILDQDDWRAEQIESRQNGMVEAAAEIWAIA